From Calliphora vicina chromosome 3, idCalVici1.1, whole genome shotgun sequence:
AAAGAAGACTTGTTGTTAGGGATAGTGAGAGCGACGATGATGATGAATATATGTCCGCCACACAACCGTTGACCATACCTAACGAGATCACATCTAATGATGGAGATTGTTGAAGTTATTGATTGCATACACATataaatattctttttatacaTGTTTACATATAGAAAAACTATAAAGAAACTCTGAATTAactaagtctgcttttacacagggcaatttttcttgcgcaagtctagagtttataggagagagaggcaagaagaaagaagaggggtacacacttgcttgtactggcaagtctcttcaaatttcttttgttttctcgttttcaatatggcgtctattaggttttgccatacaaaattgctcacagacttgctgtgtgtaaacagacgagcaagtttaaaaggaaatcgacgagacttgcttcaagtaaacttgccctgtgtaaaagcagactaactCTTCGcccaatatattttttgtagtaaATCGCAGACACTTTGTAAAAtggattttataaaatatatttattttttatgattatataaaaatttagctataCTCATTAAAATTCTTATCCATAGATAAAGACGACAcgaaattgtcaaaaacctaactcttgtaACATCATTTTAgacatgatttgttgtatttttgtttgacaaaacggAGTGTCTCGTTTCTATTCATAATTATCTATTCAcatcctttaaaaaaaatatttcaattcgattattaataaaaaaaatttttgcatgCAAATATCAGAAACTACTCGATGAATGATATTGACGAGATTAGATTATACTGGTAATGCGGAATTGTCAGAAAATTGACAAAGTATTAAGAACTTAAAAATAAAGGAATTAtaaattttctccattttttatttataatgtgTACATTAGCACAGTTTCTATCGTTTTTTTAATGTAAgcattaacaacaaatttttaacacaCATATTATTATTCCTTTTTAACGCCAAGCATTTTGATAACTTCTTCCTTGTACTTATTCAAATTGTACTCATTTTCTCCTTCATTAATCAATTGCTCAACACTTTGAACAAATCCTTCACTGGCTTGTAATTTATCACCAATTTCTCCCGATACCTTGCCCCAATTGAGTATTGACTCAACGGACTCCTTTGATTTGTTACGCTCATATTTGTAGTACTCCATATCAGCTTCCGACTTAGTGTTTTCCCAGGGTTCGGTAACAAAAGATTCATGATAACAAGCCGTTAACAAATACATGGCGTATTCATAGTTCTGCTTACGCAAAGGACAACGATCTGCCACAATTGTCAAAACATCTGTTTGACGGTCATAACGATCACCCACTAAACGCAAAAATTTATCTTTGGCATGGTCATCAAATTGTAGTTCTGACAGTTTGAGAGTAAGAGTAACAAGTCGAGCATCGGGATTACGAATGGTTGGTATGGCTTGACAATAATCGGTACTAACAACATCCACAGGGAAATGACGTTTCCATTTTTCTTCAGTTTCCAAACCTTTAGGCCAAGGAGTACAGAACTTTTTTAAAGCTTCACATTGTTGTTTAATGGCCGGTGGTGTCAAATGAAGGAAGTTAGGTATTTTAACCAATTCAGCGTTGGCATATTTGGAAGGCGGTGCGGCACCCTTTTCTGTAAAACCTTGGCGTATAGGTAATGGCACAGATGCGGGATGGAATGAACGTGGTCCCGGCCATACAGCAGTCCAATCTTGATCTGTAGCCATTTTTAACGTACGTGGTGGCATAACAGGGGGCTTCTTATATTCTCTCCTCTTGAATCGACTCTGCTGACTGGCATGCAAATTAAGAACAcggaattctaaaaaaaatatttgtttaacatttactttaaaatttgtatttaactaACCTTCTCCATCAATATCAGCATCGTTACCGGACGGGGATGTTTGTGTACTTAATAGTCGAAGTTGTTTGGAGCTATTTCCATTGCGTAAGTTACGCTCCAATAAACGAGTTAAAGAAGCCATATTGattatttactatattttcTCTGATTATTTGTACAATCCTTCGATTCTGTAATAATGTTCTATATATTTTCTCCTATTTTACTCGCATGCCATTATTACGAAAACACTATACCACACAGTTTTCATATACAGCTGTTTTTGACAGATATCTGTTGTTTTCAAACCGTAGTGTTTCTACTACTACTTTTTTGCAACTGTTGTCCACCAGCAGCAATTTCTGAAATTTCTAATTGATaatatattaaactaaattactggtaaatatcttaaaatataaatatccaaGCTCTAAATGCAAACAGTTTATggtaacagaaaaataaaacaagttttttccaaaaattcaaaaattgcaaTATCGTTGATTGGACTTGTCATCTAGTTATGATAACGTTGCTATGGGTTCTCAGATATCGAAGAGGAATtcgacaatatttatttatatgttaatAAATTGTGCCGGCTTAGCTATATGTGTTGTTTTCGAAGAAGTATCTGTGCCGGATGCTTGCAAACTCATGGATGTTAACTATTGGGGTACAATTAAAaaagtggggagggtattattgTGGTGTCTGTATCACATGCGGCCTTATTTGGTTTTTATGGCTATGCTGCTGCAAAATATGCTTTGTGTGGTATGGCCGAAACAATTCCCAACCATTGGTCTTAGAGAATGCTAAAAAGTCAACAGCTTAGAGTAATATTAAGACGAAACCAGCACAATTTCACATCTTTTAATTAAATGCTATAAGtgaacaaaataatatatacgTATTTTGCATCCATTAAATATTGTCGTAAGTTATTTTCAGTGTTATTGAGAATATCGTCACCTTCAATGCAAACGGActtaactacatttttatttctttaataaagttatcATTTTTGATCACAGGGGTCTAAATATTTGCGTGAGCATGtagtttaataaaaagaaccataATCAATcgaaaactcgattttgaattattcacccttatcgggaatcaatatttcacatgaaatatcttcccttttcccatttttcgttcataaactttgttcacatGAAAAAtgcccatgttgtgaaatttttggaTGGAattttgtgaatgaaaagtttaggggaatatcactatagcaattttcccttcgagggaaattgatatttcatgggaacatacatttcacatgtttttcacgataggggtgattgtgTAGTCCGTTTGAATTTAAAGTGgctatatgtaagtatgtattaaatttgttattgaaaggaacaaaattaacgatatttatgttaaattttgtatacagcGCTTCCAAGTATCATTTAACATTCAAACTTGTTTATGCGCTACATTAAAAATAGCATATAAAATGTATTACCTGTTTCAATAGAAATTTCCGTACATATTCACTAGTACTTTGATTGAAAATTTAACACATAGAGAAATGTATATAGAGCCAAAGAAATAAAATCTTACAAATAATTACATAAGCGagtgtaatttttgtttgcacataggtatattttttttactaatacattctcaccactatGTTTTTTAagaactgagttaggtctttgataggagATTTTCCGatatatgtgtatttatctagtATGAATTGACAagtgttttattattgtaaccatagagaatagatatagagcggaaactctcctgtcaaagtcctaactcagttgtcagaaacctaagtggagAGAATGTAGTAgttgaaaaaactatgtgaaaacaaaaacaacacctcgtatgtgtaattattttgagtaatttttttgtttgagtttttttctagtttgattgtaaccatagagaaacatagagctaAAATTATCTgtgaaaatattcaattaataaatcggcagtttaaaaattatgaaaaaaaattcgttagagaGGTGCTGTAAAGACTCAACATTTGGGAGGATGACCTCGTAAAACTGTTCAAAGACAAGttaattaaatagaaattcccaaaaattactCCCGTGGCTtatcaataatctaaaattggaCTTAGTTCTCAAAATGTTGCGGTTAtaaggaaatttcaaaataggtatttcAAAGCAGTAACAAATTTGTTCGtgtaaaaaactacttttaatTGTACAtgttctaattgtatttcaaaaaatttagattaATCATGTATTAAACTCCTAAATTTAACGTATTGACAGACGACAATACgatgaattaatatttttcaaatttaaaatattaaatccaTCAGGTTTGTCAAAATATCATTTACACGGTAGTttttctgcaaattttattaattttttatactttcttcacattatttttatttattattaaatacaaacccgatacatacatagttttagaattgttttaaaaaatgtatttcaaaaaaatgattTGTATTATCTAatacatagattttttttaaattccctaCATAAATTTACTAATGTCAATTTGATTATATTCATATGTACATACCTGTCGTAATAATAGTAGAAAAAACACCCCTATAGCTGAGAAGGGAACACAAACAATTTACATTCTTATCTgcgtattaatattatttataaatttctttatacaCATTTATTATTCAGTCACTCAGAGATAAGAAACATTGTCAACAAGTGTTTACACTAATAATATCTGTCGTAGTGGTTGCAAGTCATTCGAAGAAAGAGTAcgtacaaaaacacaaaaaatgtcTTCAACCGGTTGTGGCGATGAATCTAAAAGACGTGTATTATCCATACAAAGTCATGTCGTCCATGGCTACGTGGGGAATAAAAGTGCAACATTCCCTTTGCAAGTAACTAATGATTGGAAAAAATAAGTTGATTTTGATGtttatacttaaatattttaaaggttttAGGCTTTGAGGTGGATGCTATTAATTCTGTACAGTTTTCCAATCATACTGGCTATAAAGTAGTTAAGGGACAAGTGCTGCAAGAAAAGGAACTAGGTAAGTTTTAAAGCTTCTCTAAATAAAAAGGTATCTAATTTCTAATCTTACATCTTTGTGATTATATAGATGACCTTTTTCAAGGTCTAGATAGCAACGATCTTTTGAAATGTTACTCACATTTATTAACTGGCTATATTGGAAATGCCTCGTTTTTAAGACAAGTAGCAAAAATTGTCACAAAATTGAGAGCAACTGAACCAAATTTAATATACGGTAAGCtaattttaatatagtttatattttttaattcctaTACTACTACAATTTACGCAATAGTTTGTGATCCGGTTATGGGCGATAACGGAGAAATGTATGTACCTAAAGATTTACTGCCTATTTATCGTGAGGAAATAATTCCTCTGGCTGATATTATAACACCCAACCAATATGAAGTTGAACTATTAACcgaaatgaaaataacaaatgaAGCTGATATATGGAATGCAGTGCAATGGTTCCATGACAGAGGCATTGATACCGTGGTCATTTCAAGCAGTGACTTAGGCAAAGATGGCGAACTTCGTGCTTTTCTCAGCAAACGCAATGGTTCTCGCTATGCACTAAATATTCCAAAGCAAGGCACTAATATATCATTTACTGGAACTGGGGATTTGTTTGCTTCACTCTTTTTGGCTCACAGTCATCAGACAACGAATTTGGGTTTAGCACTTGAGCGAACCATCGCTTCATTACAAGCCGTTATTAAACGCACTATAGACACAATGCCAGCAGAAGTTCGCGATGGCAGACGCAAAGTAACCTCATATGAACGCGAATTAAAATTGATACAAAGTAAACAAGAATTGGAAAATCCCCAAATAGTTTTACATGCTGAACAAATTAATTGAGATTTAAAGCATTTATGAAAAGTATTATTAACTCTGTTGAATGTTATGTTTTATCTTCTTATCAAAAACAGTTGACAATAATTAGGTGGCTATATTTACACTACAATTATATGATACactaatcaaaaaaatatataacaataaataaaaaaagtttaagtttatcaaatgtttttattaaatctgGAAATGGATTGCCTACATACTTTTATTCAGAAGCACTTAATATTGGTAACTGAATTTTCTTTGCTTTACTGCAGCAAAGAATTatgataaagattgaaaattattttttaatttttgtttaataaaatgactAAAGTGTATGTATGGGTCATATTCTGATACTCGCATAACATTTGTGATTCTGACTTGAACTTGCAAGAGAGGTGTTCTGCAAATTGCAATAGCAAGAGTATACTGAAGTGATATATTTAGACTAAACCaaacttaaaagaaaataaaattatgaattaaatattttcttacaatttttattaaaaacattaattttaaaattttttttttctttgtttatgcACTGgcgatataaataataaaaaagctgatCTAAATGATCTACGTAAAATGTATGTTGTAAGCGCtgtgaataatttaaatgaagtACCTTGTTATTTTTCCtaacaaaaatctataaaaatttaagaaatttgctAAATGCAGAGCAAATCACAACCAAAACGCGTGAGTTTCAGAACATGCAAAACCAACTCACATGCGATTTGACAATCGTGCatatatattcaataaataCAGGTATGTGACAATggggaaaaatatgttttaacccaTCTCAttgcatagttttttttaacaaaaattgttttcaatcattatctatgaaatatactttagtGATGTGTTTAAAAGATTTGGCAAAACCTAttagctatcttacttgttaAGTGATCTTATTTTTCGTTCTACATacagaaatatttaacaatataccAGCATACAATAATATGgaatttattgttttctttatgtTGTACATATTCATAATACCTTTGAAAATCAGTGAACCTTAGATtcaatatttacttaaattgtaTCACACGAACAAAAGGTGAGACAACCTGTCTGTTAAGTCActgaattgaaaattttccaaaagtaTATAAGctcaatattatatttaataaagcaGTTAAGTGCACCAGATACTCAACTTAAACATGTATTTCATACTAATAACACAACTGCTGGTGACAAGTCTGGCAATTGGTGCTGAAGAACTTCATGAAGCTGATAAGAATTCGCATAATCGTACCAAGTTTTTACCATATACATTAAAAACAGAAGTAGACAAGGAAGCGAAACAAAAGAACAAACAAGCACTTAGTCTGTACGaagaaaaaagtgaaataattAAACCACCGGAGAATAATAACTGGAAAATGCTAACATCATTTCTGTCATCGCGACCCACCTTAAATAATCAAGAAATTGAATATTTATGCAAGCAACCAAATTCACATAGTGAGCATCTGCAACACACAACATCATTATTtggttcttttaattttttcctagcTCAAACTGCTTTTTTATTGATACATTTAGCAGTTTTGgcatacattttatttggcAGTGTAACATTATTCCACCGCTTATTGTATTTGCGCCCACCAACCGTTAATGCAATTGGAGAAGGTTTCGACGGTAATTTTTACAAAGGTGACTTATAACAAACAGGAACTTGTACCTATATTGtcaagaaaattattttgtgtttagaaaataaaatgaaagaaaaatatttttgttaaaagaattacgtatatataattatattataaaatacatatgtacatgtttttttatttaataaaatgtaatttgcATTTCTTCACACAAAaacttattaattaaaatttagtttttaaacaaaaaaggaataaaatttatttttttattaacattcctatttttatgaaatgtgTAGTTGAGAAcaaactttctaataattgtaccttttTAATTCTACCAtgattaaaactatttttttaccCTTAATGAAGCAGCTCTATTTATTCTCACAACTGGAGCATCCGGTCCACCGTTAGCTAAGCGCGTTGCTTGACGTTGTTTAACAAAGCTGGATGCAGCTGTATTaagaactaaaaatttaaacaaaaaaatataaatattcatatatgTTTATTGTATTATCCACAAGATTTGCTTTACCTTTAGAAACGACTGTGCGAGGACTTTTTCTCACACGATTCggactaaattttttgttttctttttgaagACTACCAGTAACTGTCCTAAGAGTACCATGTGTAAATTTCTTAGACTTCAAAAGtactaaaatgaaaaatgtatacacATAATCAATtggaaatgtataaaaaaaaaatttattgtgcAACCTACCATTCTTCAATTGATCTGCATTAGTTGCCCTGACCATTTGATCTGATAATATATTGGATATATATTTGCCATTATTTGTGTCGGTCTTTGATTTCGCCAACAATGAAGACGATGTAGAAGGACCCATATAAAATGTTGCATTGCCATTAGTATCGACATCGCTTGAAATatgtgtttcatttaaatttcgtattttttttgcGGGCATTTTAAATGTTGTATGCATATCTTCATTACTACCGCCATCATCGTCTGTACTAGAACCATTAATATCATCTAGATCATCCAAATCATACTCCTCCAAACGCAACCGTTTGCTACACGATGCTTTCTTTTCCATATTAATGTCATCTGTAGCCAAATGATCACTATCTTCATCGCTTGTTATTGGACGTACACCATTTATTGAGTTTTCCTCAACATCTAGTTCATTGGAATTAGTAGTATTGCTAAGATGACGCTCCAATAGTTCGTAGTGGTACCTTTGTTGCGTATTTAGATTGCCATTCTTAATAACTTGAGTTGCTAATTTGAAAGTTTTCTGTAGCCAAGTTGCGTTTACACTCAATTCCATATCGATTGCAGTGATGTGTTTGTTAATCAAAGACTTTCttgaattttgtatttcagaatttttgtattttaagtaaatttggaGAAAATTTGCATATTTCGATGATTTTATTTCGGCTTTTATCTTCTCCAAATTCTTATAAATACTGCGGAGTTTTTGGCGCCAGCACGGAATGTCCGCTGATAGTTGATCAATTTGATTGCTTAAATGGCACACCGACGAAGTGTAGCTGGTGAAAttctatacaaataaatacatttttaaaattcaaataaatttagtatatgtacatatatattactCAGATTAGtagtattatattattttataatatgattTATTACATAGATTTTCGACAATTTGATAGCTTTATTCAAGGTATATTAATAAGGTGGAGTTTAGGAACACAGCagattatttgtttgtttatgttgtattttgtttataattttgttcacAGTCATCGTTTATCATACGTTGTGTACCGATGTGTTTATTTGACTGCGCTTATATTAAATctacttatttgtttatatatttatttattataacggATTACGGTTATTAAATAtagatttgaatttatattatcatcgtttaaaaaaaatctataactttcgacttttttcgatatTTAAATAGTCGACTATtcgaacttttttaaattttttaataatctaCTATTCACCTATGGCTATTTATGAAATGTAGACTTTTTCTACTTTTCAtcatatatatgtgaaaaatatttggttgctATATTTATtaatgagaaaaaaacaaagCATCCATCACAACTGTTTGTGAAACTCTGaatgacaaattaaaaaacaaacagctGGTAAAAGAAAACAGGGCAACTCTAATATACAGAAATTAGTGGAAACGTCAAAACACAACAAACATACAAATTGcgaaaagtgcaaaaaaaatacattttggaAATTTGTAGTATAAATACAATTTGTGTATAATGTTTTCGacgaaaataaatcatttaatacGATGTGTTGCTATACGCTCTAAGATATTGGCCATTGGGACAAAACATGTAAATTTTCCAGCTCCAGCAGTGTGTACGGTATCATTTAAACAGCAGTCGAGATTAATTTCTACAACAAATAGTTGTTACGCAAAAACCAAGGATAGAAAGAAGGAGAAGGGTAGTAAAAAAGCCGCTAAAGTTGAAATCAACGAATCCCAATTGCGagaaattattaattatgatgCCTTAAATACTCAAATGCAAAAGGCAGTACAACAAATGAAGGATGACTTTATCAAGCATTTATCGCTACGTTCAACAACTGGTGCTATTGATACCCTACGCGTTACAGTCGATGGCACAGAGCATGAATTGCAAGAGCTGGCTCAAATATCACGTAAAAATCCTAAAACTATTATTGTGAATATGATTGGATTTCCCCAGACAATACCAGATGTTTTGAAAGCTATTGAAAAGAGTGGTATGAATTTAAATCCACAACAGGATGGCACTACACTATTTATACCCATACCAAAAGTTACTAAGGAGCATCGTGAAAATCTCTCAAAAAATGCCAAGACCTTGTTTATTAAATATAGGGATACTATTAaagacatacaaaattcaaacattaaaaagttgaaaaaacaaTCGGAAATCTCTAAGGATGATATGTTTGCCGTTCAAAATCAAATAACTGCCATAGCTGATAAGTATATAGCCGAAGCCGATAAAATGTTGCAAGTTAAACAAAAGGAATTATTAGGCGACTCTTAAAATCATTGATAAAACattagaaaacataaaaagacTGAACTAATTATGTTGAAAGATATTGGTAAAGTTTgttgaaattattgaaaattaaataaaatgtaaaaattataataagtttttaaattgaatatgtAGTTTGATCcatgatacaacaacataaaGTACActcagtaaaaaataaattctcaattatacatttcttgtaacgaaaatatgaaaaaaatccaaatcaaagtttgacgttatagggctaaatatttaaaactctccctagtgattctaccttctacaattattgtatcatggtttgatccatataaaattcttttatttcttttcaattaaagtgaataaaaaaaacaattgcacGTATTCAGTGGCATAGagaagattcgtcacagccgttCGCCCCTTGTCACAAAATTTCATTCCATTTTGCAtcttcaaaaaaagaaaaacgaaaatatgtTTCGGAATGAAACACTGTCGGAGTGCACAATAGATtacgaaaaaattgtttttagacTCTCAACCATAATCGTAATCGATATAACAACcacttatagttttttttatatttttaacggatgtggtaaaaaaaaagtgaccccataaagtatataatcagccttatcatgtaaggcgtagtcgttttacgacgacagtttcgtactagattaatgaaacaggttgaataatttctttaatctagcacgaaa
This genomic window contains:
- the mRpS35 gene encoding small ribosomal subunit protein mS35, with protein sequence MASLTRLLERNLRNGNSSKQLRLLSTQTSPSGNDADIDGEEFRVLNLHASQQSRFKRREYKKPPVMPPRTLKMATDQDWTAVWPGPRSFHPASVPLPIRQGFTEKGAAPPSKYANAELVKIPNFLHLTPPAIKQQCEALKKFCTPWPKGLETEEKWKRHFPVDVVSTDYCQAIPTIRNPDARLVTLTLKLSELQFDDHAKDKFLRLVGDRYDRQTDVLTIVADRCPLRKQNYEYAMYLLTACYHESFVTEPWENTKSEADMEYYKYERNKSKESVESILNWGKVSGEIGDKLQASEGFVQSVEQLINEGENEYNLNKYKEEVIKMLGVKKE
- the Pdxk gene encoding pyridoxal kinase, giving the protein MSSTGCGDESKRRVLSIQSHVVHGYVGNKSATFPLQVLGFEVDAINSVQFSNHTGYKVVKGQVLQEKELDDLFQGLDSNDLLKCYSHLLTGYIGNASFLRQVAKIVTKLRATEPNLIYVCDPVMGDNGEMYVPKDLLPIYREEIIPLADIITPNQYEVELLTEMKITNEADIWNAVQWFHDRGIDTVVISSSDLGKDGELRAFLSKRNGSRYALNIPKQGTNISFTGTGDLFASLFLAHSHQTTNLGLALERTIASLQAVIKRTIDTMPAEVRDGRRKVTSYERELKLIQSKQELENPQIVLHAEQIN
- the mRRF1 gene encoding ribosome-recycling factor, mitochondrial, with the translated sequence MFSTKINHLIRCVAIRSKILAIGTKHVNFPAPAVCTVSFKQQSRLISTTNSCYAKTKDRKKEKGSKKAAKVEINESQLREIINYDALNTQMQKAVQQMKDDFIKHLSLRSTTGAIDTLRVTVDGTEHELQELAQISRKNPKTIIVNMIGFPQTIPDVLKAIEKSGMNLNPQQDGTTLFIPIPKVTKEHRENLSKNAKTLFIKYRDTIKDIQNSNIKKLKKQSEISKDDMFAVQNQITAIADKYIAEADKMLQVKQKELLGDS